gtatgaacataaaatgtcatttcatagtatgaaatgtcattttagtctaccgaataaaaaaatagactttaagtacctaccaaATTAAACCATTTCGATGTTCAAAGTAATTTATcatgttttcagaaataaacGACCAATATCCTACAATAGACAAAGTAATAACCATAAAGGCTGACGCCGGAAAACCTGTCCAAAATCTATTCCAAGAATTCACGCAAGACGACGCCTTACACTTATGCCCAGTTGTCCTCATAATAACATGTGAAGACCCAAAGATGCTTCAAAGTATTCAGATCACATATGTGTGTTCTCCGCCCTTTGCCTGCTCCGAATCTGTGATATGCTTAGACAGTATAAATGGCACTGAGATTGTAGAAACTCAAGTATTTATGTCCAGTGAAGCGGATATATCTGATACGTTCGTTCGAATTATGCTGACCGTTACGGATGCTAAAGGGAAGATAGATGTGCTGAATAAGAAAGTGTTATTGCCGGCGAGTTTGTATTGCACGCCTAGCGGAGATGCTCATGAGGATAATATAGTTTTAAATTTGACTGTGAATAAACCGTGCATTAAGTTTAATGAGATATTTACAGGTAAGAGGTTTGAACTGTTACGACTACATACGCGTTCCTATATTATATTACCTACTATTTATGCATCTTAACGAACTTCAATCCAAAATGTAACTTTATAAGGAATAATTCCAATGCAACGCACGGTTACGGAATGCAAGAAGGGTGAATGTGTCTTGACTTATTGCGAAGCGTGCGCTAAATTAGGATTAGTTATGCTTATTGTAATTGAATTAACTTTTAATTTACAGATTTTTCTGAAGAAGAAATGACAGAACATGGTGACTTATCAGAATCAGTAACTTTCACTTACAGGAATACGAAAAGCAACGTAACAGTTAGGGCAGCGGAAAAACAATACTCCGTAGAGGCGAAAGAATTTTCAGATATTATTGCGATATTAGACCATTTGGTTATTAAGCTATCTGACCATTACGCTAGGATGGACACGGCAGATTTTCGCTATAATTTTCAATTCGACTCTGAATTGAGCAAGCAGATTATTGTCAAGTTGCTAAAAAGTATCGAAGTTCATGCAAAGGAAAGAATTAAGTTAAAAAGCTCGCAGGTAAACAGTTACGATACGAGTTTGTTTCTAAGGCTAAATAATGCATCTACTTTATATTACCAAATTACTTTTCAACACTAAAGACGCCTAAAGTAAGTCAGTCACACAATGCTTCCATAAAATGCTAAAAGATCTATTTCAGTCTCGCAATAAAGAGTTTGGCGTGTGACTCATTGCTTTACATTACGGTATCCTTTCAATAGggttaaaacaatatttaaataatttcatttttctCTTTGTATCATCGTCAATATGTACGGTTAACTGTCCCTTCGTATATCTCAACGAGTAGAGACAATACGAATAGTTTAGTGTGTTGCTGTTAGTAGAGCAGAATAAAATTTGcttttcaaaattaataataattatgttacagGATGAACTGAACGTACTTCAAAGacagttcacgttagttcagaaAAGGCTATTGGTACAATACGGGTCGCTCCCGCCAGGAGACTGCGATCCTTTGGAGTATCTCATGAAGGACACTCACAGTAGATTGATTACATGTGTCAACGATATTATACAGGGGAAGGAAGCTGTTTCTAGGTAAGAATATCTACTTAATAGCAAAGCCAAGTAAATTAATAGACGTGCGAAACCGAAAAAACGTTTAAGTTATCATCACATCAATGATTTACACGACATATTAACATCAATGAAGTAATATAGTTAAAAATTGTACCTACGTAGACAACCCGTATAACATATTCTTGGCGTGTGGGGCACGAAATGTACTGACTTTGTAATGCTTTGTATCAAGTCCATGGCGGCGGAAGGTTAAATAATGACACATTAAATCTTGAAGGTATACACGGTGCATGCACAGTTACGCTTAGTAACAGTATAAACGCTAAGTAATTTGAATGATTTGGTAAAAGCTGCGTGTTTCGCTTCATCGCAATTAAATAGATTGTTGGTAACTGTTATTACTCtattaagtagttttatttttatttttcagagCAAGTAGCACTGTAACTGCAGTCGGAAATCTCATCATGCGTATTTTAAAACACACGACGCCGGatacttttaaattaaaattgatcGAGGAAATGTTGGCGCTAAATTCGTTATACGAAGATTTTCAGGTAAGTTATAtttgtatttcaataaaatttgtCTTTTGGGTTAGTTTAAAATGGAATATTACTTTTAGGAGTTGGAAGAAACAGTTACTCAAGCATTGTCGTATATTGTCAATGACGTGTTGAAAAAATCAGAAAAGGATAGAGAGAAATTAGCACCAGTCACTGAACAGGGGATACTGTCTCATATCAATTTGAAGAGGTTTTTGAAACAGATTAAAATGATCATGGATCGAATATTTGAAGAGGCAGGGACCGGCGAATCTGAGGCTAATAAAAAGGGAAAAGTGATACGTATTGAAGAGTTTGTGGAGGtgttataaattttatatacctattaaGCCACATTGGGACTCAAGTTTGttaaatatatacattttatcttCATAGAccaaatattattgaaatataagTTAATTGTGTAAGATATACAATGTAAAATTCGTTATCACCTTAAAAgtttgcataaataaatatgaattttCTTAAAATGGTAA
The Cydia splendana chromosome 8, ilCydSple1.2, whole genome shotgun sequence genome window above contains:
- the LOC134792776 gene encoding protein PTHB1 isoform X2, coding for MCIFNDVIIPGPVCYVASCDSFVVCKSTWVLEIYSYQQLRELSELTARQNKKSIPQWVYNTGEEVTSLQAIQTSSNFSSIIALGERHLYCFQDNGLMKYMIKFDYMPICFNAYLIGWYYEPGSRLLVMVTSEDSKLFVYENTTLLWSCDLPHFAISISRCFLKLLPGGVVTLSNNGTIQVSYMGTEPDLNANAGSMINDVMDPEAVQAELDNVEETLQRILESKEEINDQYPTIDKVITIKADAGKPVQNLFQEFTQDDALHLCPVVLIITCEDPKMLQSIQITYVCSPPFACSESVICLDSINGTEIVETQVFMSSEADISDTFVRIMLTVTDAKGKIDVLNKKVLLPASLYCTPSGDAHEDNIVLNLTVNKPCIKFNEIFTDFSEEEMTEHGDLSESVTFTYRNTKSNVTVRAAEKQYSVEAKEFSDIIAILDHLVIKLSDHYARMDTADFRYNFQFDSELSKQIIVKLLKSIEVHAKERIKLKSSQDELNVLQRQFTLVQKRLLVQYGSLPPGDCDPLEYLMKDTHSRLITCVNDIIQGKEAVSRASSTVTAVGNLIMRILKHTTPDTFKLKLIEEMLALNSLYEDFQELEETVTQALSYIVNDVLKKSEKDREKLAPVTEQGILSHINLKRFLKQIKMIMDRIFEEAGTGESEANKKGKVIRIEEFVEVL
- the LOC134792776 gene encoding protein PTHB1 isoform X1 produces the protein MSIFKVKQWWSNNDSRGDQAEVGIQNGGCFKVDRFSSHSDSDCIVTGEGSILKLYKPSGQDASHILLENNFNLPILQIETGKFIAGKEDRQILVLHPQSYAVYQLNRKEGHTDVGDQNALESVVKHSFTRRAYSITCGPFGNIKTRDFICVQALDGTLSFFDQDTFLFMCIFNDVIIPGPVCYVASCDSFVVCKSTWVLEIYSYQQLRELSELTARQNKKSIPQWVYNTGEEVTSLQAIQTSSNFSSIIALGERHLYCFQDNGLMKYMIKFDYMPICFNAYLIGWYYEPGSRLLVMVTSEDSKLFVYENTTLLWSCDLPHFAISISRCFLKLLPGGVVTLSNNGTIQVSYMGTEPDLNANAGSMINDVMDPEAVQAELDNVEETLQRILESKEEINDQYPTIDKVITIKADAGKPVQNLFQEFTQDDALHLCPVVLIITCEDPKMLQSIQITYVCSPPFACSESVICLDSINGTEIVETQVFMSSEADISDTFVRIMLTVTDAKGKIDVLNKKVLLPASLYCTPSGDAHEDNIVLNLTVNKPCIKFNEIFTDFSEEEMTEHGDLSESVTFTYRNTKSNVTVRAAEKQYSVEAKEFSDIIAILDHLVIKLSDHYARMDTADFRYNFQFDSELSKQIIVKLLKSIEVHAKERIKLKSSQDELNVLQRQFTLVQKRLLVQYGSLPPGDCDPLEYLMKDTHSRLITCVNDIIQGKEAVSRASSTVTAVGNLIMRILKHTTPDTFKLKLIEEMLALNSLYEDFQELEETVTQALSYIVNDVLKKSEKDREKLAPVTEQGILSHINLKRFLKQIKMIMDRIFEEAGTGESEANKKGKVIRIEEFVEVL